ACGCGCCCAGCGACAGCGCGCCGACGGAGGCGGATGCGATCGAGAGGAAGTCGCGGCGATCGATGGTCGGTCTGCGGTTGGTCATCGAATCACAATACGCGGTTGGCGGCGCCGGCCGTCCAGCGCCGCCGGCGGGGTCCGTATGTGACGTCAGATCGATCGGTCGCGCAACTCGCGGGAACGGTTGCGACTGGCCATGACCCGCTCGCCGCTGCTCAGGTGCACCTGGAGCCGCGATCCGTCCCACGGAACGAACGCCTCAACGTGGTCCAGGTTGACCACGTGGGACCGGTGCACGCGCACGAACCGGTCGGCGTCGAGCCGGGCCAGCAGGTCGCGCAGCCGCACGTGCACCAGGTGGCGGGCGCCCTCGGCGTGGATGAGCACGTAGTCGCCGCGCGCCTCCAGACGCTCGATCCGATCGACCGCCAGAGGGGTGATGCGGCCGCGCTCGCGCACGAACAGGCGGCGCAGCGGTTCGGCGCCGAGGGCGGCGCGCGAACGCTCTGCTCCGCCCGCCCCGGACTCGTCCGCCGCGCCGGAGCCCGCGGCCCGCTCGGAGCGCTCGCGCAGGAGGGCGCTGCGCGCGCGCTCCATCGCGGAGCCGAACCGTTCGGCCCCGAACGGTTTGAGGAGGTAGTCGAGCGCTTGCAGCTCGAACGCGGTCACCGCGTAGCGGTCGTAGGCGGTGGTGAACACCACGTGCGGGTCGTGACTGATCCTGTCGAGCACCTCCAGGCCGGTGGCGCCGGGCATGCGCACGTCCAGGAACACCAGATCGGGTCGCAGGTCGTCGATCGCGCGGACCGCGGCTGGCCCGTCCGCGGCCTCGTCGACCTCGGTGACCCAGTCCACGTCCTCCAACAGGGTCCGTAGCCGCGACCGAGCCAGCGGCTCGTCTTCCGCGATCAGCACCCGCGCGCGCAGCGGCGTCTCGGGGGCGCTCACGGATCCCCGTCCTCGAGTGGCACCCGCACCACCACCTCGCAGCCTTCGCCCGGCGCGGTGAGCACCGCCACGCGCGCGGCGCCCCCGTATCTCGCGCGCAGGCGCTGACGCAGCGCGCGCAGGCCGATGCCGGGAGCGGCCTCCACCGCGCCCGGGTCCGCGCCCGGACCGTCATCGCCGACGCGCAGGTTGAGCTGTCCAGCGGTCACGCCGGCGGTGATGCGCACCACGCCTCCCTCGGGGCGCGGGTCGATCGCGTGGCGCACGGCGTTCTCCACCAGCGGCTGCAGCGTGAACGGCGGCACGGACGCGGCGAGCGCCTTCTGTTGCAGGTCGCTCTCCACCCGTAGTCGGGCGCCGAAGCGCAGCCGCTCCAGCTCCAGGTAGTCGCGCGTGAAGGACCACTCGTCGGCGAGGGTCACCACGCCGCCCGCGTCGTCCAGCGAGTAACGCAGGAGCCCGCCGAGCCGCTCCACGGCCGTCTCCGCGCTGGCCGGGTCCTGGCGGATGAGGTGCGCCAGCGAATGCAGGCAGTTGAACAGGAAATGCGGGTTGAGTTGCGCGCGCAGCGCCTGCATGCGCGCCTCGACGGCCAACGCCTCCGCGCGCGCCGCCAGGGCCTCCTGCTCGCGCAGCCTGCGTCTATTCCGGAGCGCGTAGGACACGCCCGCGACGAGCCCGTACAGGATGAACCCCAGGAGGAACTGCCAGCCGAGGGCGTCCGCCGCCTGGATCGCGCCCCAGAAGGACGTGTCCATGCTCAGGGCTTCGATCGCGAACCCTACCAGGTTCCAGAGCGCCGAGTACGCGGCTGCCGCGGCCAGGTGCACTACGTAGAACCGCACCCGCATGTACGCGGGCCACGCGTAGCGTCCGGAGAACCACCAAACGCCGATCCCCAACAGCGCCGCGACGCCGAACTCGCTCACGGCGGACTCCACGGCGTCGGCGAAGGACGCGCGCTCCACGTAGGTCAGGATGAAAAGCGCCCAAAGCGCGGCGAAGGGCAGCCACGCCAGAGCCACGAGCAGGATCGTGCGAAGTCGTTTCACCCATTGAAGCTGTCCTCGATGCCGCCGCCGCGCCACGCCCCCAGGCGGCGGTTCGCCGAAGCCCAGCGACCACTCGCCGAGGCCCCGTTGTCGCACTCAGGCGCGCGGGCGGGTGTTGGAGGGAGGCATTTCACACATCCGCAGGGGAGTCGCACATATGAGGACGAAGCATTCTGCGCTCATCGCGCTGCTCGGGACCTTGGTTCTAGCCGTCGCCGCGTGCGGCGGCCCTCCGGGCGCCGACGCCGCGCAGCATTCCGACGGGGACGCGCTCGGCAGCTACCAGCGCGCCCGGGCGGCGCTCGGCCACGTGGTCGAGGCGCTGGGCGGCGAGGCCCGGCTGCGCGGCCTGACGTCGGTGGCCTACGCGACCGAAGGCACCATTTTCGGCCGCGGCCAGAGCGCGTCGCCCACCAGCGAGTACGAGGCGCAGCCTCACGAAGCGCGCTTCGTCTACGATGTGGCGGGGGACCGGACCTTCACCGAATGGGAGACCTGGTTCAGGGGCGGCCTGCACCAGCACTTCCGCAGGGTGTTCGACGCGGACAAGGGCTGGGCGCACGACCTGGCGCGAAACGGCCTGAAGCCGGTGTCCGCGCTCGACGTGAGCCTGCTGAAGGTCGTTCCCGCCTTCTACCCGGCGCGGCTCCAGCCGGCGCTGCTGGCGCGCGCCGCGCTCGGCTCGGCGTCGTCGCTGCGCTGGGCCGGAGAGGGCGATGGACCGCCGCGCATCGGATTCACGGACGCGGACGGGTTCGCCACCACGCTGGTCCTCGACCCCGCGACCTGGCTGCCGACGGCCGCGGAGCGAGTGGGTAGCGACCCCGTGCGCGGGGACGTTCAGAACGAGGTGCGTTACGGCGACTATCGCGCGGTGGATGGCCTCATGGCACCCCATACGGTGGAGGTCCTCGGAGCCGGTGAGGTGCTCGAGTCGTGGACCGTGTCGGAGGTCTCCTTCGACGCCGAATTGGACGGCGCCGCGTTCGACCCTCCCGCCGATCTCGAGCTGCACCAGCCCCTCCAGTGGTGGGTGCCACACCGGCTGGCCGACGGCGTATGGTGGCTGAGGATCTGGTCCAGTGGCAACGCCAGCTACAACATGCTGATCGTGGAATTCGACGACCACCTGGCGATCGTCGAGGCGGCGCTCTCCGACCTGCTCTATCCGGCGATCGCGC
This Gemmatimonadota bacterium DNA region includes the following protein-coding sequences:
- a CDS encoding LytTR family DNA-binding domain-containing protein translates to MSAPETPLRARVLIAEDEPLARSRLRTLLEDVDWVTEVDEAADGPAAVRAIDDLRPDLVFLDVRMPGATGLEVLDRISHDPHVVFTTAYDRYAVTAFELQALDYLLKPFGAERFGSAMERARSALLRERSERAAGSGAADESGAGGAERSRAALGAEPLRRLFVRERGRITPLAVDRIERLEARGDYVLIHAEGARHLVHVRLRDLLARLDADRFVRVHRSHVVNLDHVEAFVPWDGSRLQVHLSSGERVMASRNRSRELRDRSI
- a CDS encoding MBL fold metallo-hydrolase, which codes for MRTKHSALIALLGTLVLAVAACGGPPGADAAQHSDGDALGSYQRARAALGHVVEALGGEARLRGLTSVAYATEGTIFGRGQSASPTSEYEAQPHEARFVYDVAGDRTFTEWETWFRGGLHQHFRRVFDADKGWAHDLARNGLKPVSALDVSLLKVVPAFYPARLQPALLARAALGSASSLRWAGEGDGPPRIGFTDADGFATTLVLDPATWLPTAAERVGSDPVRGDVQNEVRYGDYRAVDGLMAPHTVEVLGAGEVLESWTVSEVSFDAELDGAAFDPPADLELHQPLQWWVPHRLADGVWWLRIWSSGNASYNMLIVEFDDHLAIVEAALSDLLYPAIAPVLASLAPGKPVRWVVPTHYHADHTNGIRAYIANGATAVVAPQMADYVRALAQAQHTLQPNPIADVDVEERLRVFEKRKTLTDGSRTMELYQVGPGPHVDEMVIVHLPEEGILFTSDLFTVPDVGDYRAPSPTLRDFARVLGELDLNVTTIVPGHGRPGTMDDLRDALAGAEAAVD
- a CDS encoding histidine kinase, with protein sequence MKRLRTILLVALAWLPFAALWALFILTYVERASFADAVESAVSEFGVAALLGIGVWWFSGRYAWPAYMRVRFYVVHLAAAAAYSALWNLVGFAIEALSMDTSFWGAIQAADALGWQFLLGFILYGLVAGVSYALRNRRRLREQEALAARAEALAVEARMQALRAQLNPHFLFNCLHSLAHLIRQDPASAETAVERLGGLLRYSLDDAGGVVTLADEWSFTRDYLELERLRFGARLRVESDLQQKALAASVPPFTLQPLVENAVRHAIDPRPEGGVVRITAGVTAGQLNLRVGDDGPGADPGAVEAAPGIGLRALRQRLRARYGGAARVAVLTAPGEGCEVVVRVPLEDGDP